The Natranaerobius trueperi genome segment GCGATAGATCAAGATAAAACAGGTAATATACAACTTTTTGTTGCAGTTCAGACAATTGATTGAGGGCATCTTGTAAGGCAATTTTGTCCTCAATGGCTAATTGAAAATTTTCATAATGTCTGTTTTTTATTTTATTTAAATCTATTTGTTCCATAGGCACTATTTCAGCAATGATAGCTATTTTTACAGCTTCTTCATCTATATTTATCTTTTTAGATATGTCTTCAATGGAAGGTTCTTTTCCCAGGTTATTTCTTAGCTCTTCTCTCGCTTTAGAAACTTGTTGTTTCAACATTGTCATCCATCTACCGCCACATTTGAACCGTGTTCTACTTGTAAGTTCTTTTTGAATTTCACCCTTGATGTAATAAGAAGCGAAAGTACTAAAACTATTTTTATAACTAGTATCAAACTTTTTAATTGCTTTTGAGATACCTTCATAACCAGCTTGTACTAAATCATTATCTAGTTCACAATCATGAGAATATAATTTACTAAAGTGATAGACTAATCCTTTTGAGCTTTCTACCACAAGTTTTAAATTAGTCTCTGTCGGGTTATCAAGATAATTTTGTATAACTTGATCCAAACTAGATTGCCTTATTTTTGGGGAATCATTTTTATTCATCAAGTAATCCCCTTTCTTCAATTAGGATAATAAACTAAAAATTTAGGACATTTCGGTAATTCCAATAAAAATTGGAAGATACATTGAAATCACAATAAAACCAATAATCAATCCAACAATAACTAACATTACCGGTTCTATAATAGAAGTTAGCCCTTTACTCATAGTCTCCACTTCTTCTTCATAGAAACCGGCAATCCGGTCTAATAACTCCGACAGAGATCCGGTTTCTTCTCCTACGGAAATCATTTGAATTGTCATAGGAGGGAAAGCGTCGTTCTCTTTAAGTG includes the following:
- a CDS encoding sigma-70 family RNA polymerase sigma factor → MNKNDSPKIRQSSLDQVIQNYLDNPTETNLKLVVESSKGLVYHFSKLYSHDCELDNDLVQAGYEGISKAIKKFDTSYKNSFSTFASYYIKGEIQKELTSRTRFKCGGRWMTMLKQQVSKAREELRNNLGKEPSIEDISKKINIDEEAVKIAIIAEIVPMEQIDLNKIKNRHYENFQLAIEDKIALQDALNQLSELQQKVVYYLFYLDLSQTKASKLLGINQRKVSRIKDKALKAISSNLRS